Proteins encoded together in one Psychrobacter sanguinis window:
- a CDS encoding BspA family leucine-rich repeat surface protein, producing MKKLVSHDEMVKFVEGFAGIFGQGMKEMLGQLEQVRANLRGLEDKVEILMNTPEVEVEPPAMNDIGLDKDYPGQGWYKATDTGIIYNKGVPKGETHVFSDGDPIAYLSVYTKEDAVDNIYIAATSNVTDLSFAFFNQKEYKSTYVGQNLSHWDVSNVTNFEKTFFYAQAEDIVGIGNWKTSSAINMDSMFAIAAKFNTDISGWDVSNVTNMKSMFTQARSFNQDISGWDVSNVENMNNTFNFTDKFNQDLSEWCVAKIPTRPEGWEGYKNVVPPVWGTCPRGEDDSNPKTEPADQGLAKDYPGTGWYKAVDTGIVYNKDVPEGQTYKFEGDPKEYISVYTKEDARLYAERAATSNMTDMAQMFADAATFNTDISHWDTSNVTNMRSMFHRATSFNQPLNFDTSNVTNMMAMFSRATSFNQPLNFDTSNVTSMGAMFHHATSFNQPLNFDTSNVTDMGSMFSGATSFNQPLNFDTSNVTNMFSMFSGATPFNRQLNFDTSNVTAMGSMFSGATSFNQPLNFDTSNVTNMSYMFGEATSYNQDLSKWCVSKIKSIPPGFDTNAVNWTLPKPVWGTCPRGEDQA from the coding sequence ATGAAAAAATTAGTATCACATGATGAAATGGTTAAATTTGTAGAGGGCTTTGCGGGTATTTTTGGCCAGGGCATGAAAGAAATGCTTGGTCAACTTGAGCAAGTCAGAGCCAATTTAAGAGGCTTGGAAGATAAGGTCGAAATCCTTATGAACACGCCAGAAGTTGAAGTTGAGCCACCCGCTATGAACGACATAGGCCTAGATAAAGACTATCCAGGCCAAGGTTGGTATAAAGCCACTGATACCGGTATTATCTACAACAAGGGCGTACCAAAGGGTGAGACTCATGTATTCTCGGACGGCGATCCAATAGCGTATTTGAGCGTTTACACTAAAGAGGACGCAGTAGATAATATTTATATTGCGGCCACGTCAAACGTAACTGATTTAAGCTTCGCTTTTTTTAATCAAAAAGAGTACAAATCGACTTATGTCGGTCAAAACCTATCTCACTGGGACGTGTCAAACGTAACTAACTTTGAGAAAACGTTTTTCTATGCTCAAGCCGAAGATATTGTAGGTATTGGAAACTGGAAAACAAGTTCAGCAATTAACATGGATAGCATGTTTGCTATTGCTGCTAAATTCAATACAGATATTAGCGGCTGGGACGTATCAAACGTAACCAACATGAAAAGTATGTTTACTCAGGCAAGATCCTTTAACCAAGATATCAGCGGTTGGGATGTGTCAAATGTTGAGAACATGAATAACACGTTCAACTTTACCGATAAGTTCAATCAAGATCTATCTGAATGGTGTGTGGCTAAAATCCCAACTCGACCCGAAGGCTGGGAAGGCTATAAAAACGTCGTACCTCCAGTTTGGGGTACCTGCCCGCGCGGTGAGGATGATTCTAACCCAAAGACTGAGCCAGCCGATCAGGGTTTAGCTAAAGACTATCCTGGTACTGGCTGGTATAAAGCCGTTGATACAGGCATTGTTTATAATAAAGACGTACCAGAGGGTCAGACCTATAAGTTTGAAGGCGATCCTAAAGAGTATATTTCGGTTTATACGAAAGAAGATGCTAGATTGTATGCAGAACGAGCTGCTACTTCCAACATGACTGATATGGCTCAAATGTTTGCCGATGCAGCTACGTTTAACACTGACATATCTCATTGGGATACTAGCAATGTTACTAATATGAGAAGTATGTTCCATCGTGCAACATCGTTCAATCAACCACTAAATTTTGATACTAGTAATGTTACTAATATGATGGCCATGTTCAGTCGTGCAACATCGTTCAACCAACCACTAAATTTTGACACTAGTAATGTTACTAGTATGGGTGCTATGTTCCATCATGCAACATCGTTCAACCAACCACTAAACTTTGATACTAGTAATGTTACTGATATGGGTAGTATGTTCAGCGGTGCAACATCATTTAATCAGCCCTTAAACTTTGATACTAGTAATGTTACTAATATGTTTAGTATGTTCAGCGGTGCAACACCATTTAACCGACAGCTAAACTTCGATACTAGTAATGTTACTGCTATGGGTAGTATGTTCAGCGGTGCAACATCATTTAATCAACCCTTAAACTTTGACACTAGTAATGTCACTAATATGAGTTATATGTTTGGGGAAGCTACTTCATATAATCAAGATTTATCTAAATGGTGCGTAAGTAAGATAAAATCTATTCCCCCTGGCTTTGATACTAATGCTGTTAATTGGACTTTACCCAAACCAGTATGGGGTACCTGCCCGCGCGGTGAGGATCAAGCATAG
- a CDS encoding type III restriction-modification system endonuclease, whose translation MAGFNFEPNLPHQEKAIIALLKSFSNVQFDPSTDYTVKQYINPKISYNHTVLANDIEQVQQDNGIFGKDKRSDDLVFDISMETGTGKTYTYTKTIYKLNEIYGLFKFIIVVPTLSIKAGTVNFLKSDALREHFRHDFQGEFHDKQIVTYVVESKKKKKGSKSYMPESVTQFVNASNGDKSKIHVLVINQGMINSPTIQEDRFDTALLGEKYDKAIDALAGINPVVIIDEPHKFPQSGKTWQSISNLQAQFTIRYGATFNDEYKNLIYHLTAVDAFNQDLVKGVTAYIETMSGNDNAKLTLKSLDGKEAVFELSENGVKTRNTLRENDSLSTVHSAIHSLNIEKLNKTTLVLSNGIELKKDESINPYSYHESLQDSMMQKAIKEHFKLERDLLTRNPKIKPLTLFFIDDIEGYRDGNELAGSLKTRFEAWVLAEAKAYLAKETDPFYKQYLEQTIADVSLTHGGYFSKDNTGNDEKIEAEINDILHDKESLLSLDNPRRFIFSKWTLREGWDNPNVFQICKLRSSGSKTSKLQEVGRGLRLPVNEHMAREKTDDFRLNYYVDFTEKDFVQELTQEINETAVSEVEPELLTNDLVEQIKGFYEVSKRELSNQLYDQSLIDDDEKFLEGGYQALKNLYPNAFAQKLKKGKIVDKSKENTKAKTKVRIGKYEELKELWELINQRAILEYQFDSEDAFYENLLMDYLQQEVMADNFDKTGLVTKVSELYIHNNQAGYQDVYGNEENFVKLSTMSYGSFLRQLSEKTYIKLPTLHKAFVNLRQMQDKGEKVLDISNYLNIQTIRKLVDGIRLYIFQNAMQKFEIGYNIISNQVHPTSYTDTKGEPLAEVNASQLGVHYDDGKPSDDFLFEDVFYDSSLEMKNIKEKIKHVTVFSKIPKNSIRIPISGGGTYSPDFAYVVETKEGKTLNLIIETKDAKSSDNLRAEENRKIKHAELLFYKMQDEGLSVSFSTQFKDDLVKDIINEALERDK comes from the coding sequence ATGGCAGGCTTTAACTTTGAACCAAACTTACCACATCAAGAAAAAGCAATTATTGCACTGCTTAAGTCTTTTTCGAATGTGCAGTTTGACCCATCAACAGACTATACTGTCAAACAATATATAAACCCCAAGATTAGCTATAACCACACTGTTCTAGCCAATGACATTGAGCAAGTGCAACAAGACAATGGCATCTTTGGTAAAGACAAGCGCAGTGACGACTTAGTGTTTGATATCTCAATGGAGACAGGCACGGGTAAGACCTACACCTATACCAAGACCATTTATAAGCTGAATGAAATATATGGACTGTTTAAGTTCATCATTGTCGTTCCGACCTTATCTATCAAGGCAGGTACGGTAAACTTTTTAAAAAGTGATGCACTTCGTGAGCACTTTCGTCATGACTTTCAGGGTGAGTTCCATGACAAGCAAATAGTGACTTATGTCGTTGAAAGCAAAAAAAAGAAAAAAGGCAGTAAGTCTTATATGCCTGAGTCTGTGACTCAGTTTGTTAATGCCAGTAATGGTGATAAAAGTAAGATCCACGTCTTAGTTATTAACCAAGGTATGATTAACTCACCGACGATTCAAGAAGATCGGTTTGATACAGCCTTGCTAGGTGAAAAGTACGATAAAGCGATAGATGCATTAGCAGGTATCAACCCTGTTGTCATCATTGATGAGCCCCATAAATTCCCTCAAAGTGGTAAAACGTGGCAAAGTATATCTAATCTGCAAGCACAGTTTACAATTCGCTATGGCGCTACTTTTAACGATGAATACAAGAATCTGATTTATCATCTGACAGCTGTTGATGCCTTTAACCAAGATCTTGTGAAGGGTGTAACGGCTTATATTGAGACCATGTCAGGCAATGATAATGCTAAGCTAACGCTGAAGTCTTTAGATGGTAAAGAGGCTGTCTTTGAACTCAGTGAAAATGGCGTTAAGACTCGTAATACATTAAGAGAGAATGACTCATTGTCTACTGTTCATTCAGCGATACACAGTTTAAATATTGAGAAGCTGAATAAAACAACGCTTGTACTTAGTAATGGTATCGAGCTTAAAAAAGACGAGAGTATCAATCCTTACTCTTATCATGAGTCTTTGCAAGACAGCATGATGCAAAAAGCCATTAAAGAGCACTTTAAACTTGAGCGAGACCTACTAACTCGTAACCCTAAGATTAAGCCATTAACTTTGTTCTTTATCGATGATATCGAAGGATATAGGGATGGTAATGAGTTAGCTGGTAGCTTGAAAACACGCTTTGAGGCTTGGGTATTGGCTGAGGCTAAAGCTTATTTAGCGAAAGAAACAGATCCGTTTTACAAGCAGTATCTTGAGCAAACAATTGCAGATGTCAGCTTAACTCACGGTGGTTACTTCTCAAAAGACAATACAGGTAATGACGAGAAGATTGAAGCTGAAATTAACGACATCTTACATGATAAAGAAAGCCTATTATCACTCGATAACCCTAGACGCTTTATCTTCTCGAAGTGGACATTGCGAGAGGGTTGGGATAATCCAAACGTTTTCCAGATTTGTAAATTACGTTCCAGTGGTAGCAAGACCTCTAAGCTACAAGAGGTAGGCCGTGGACTACGTTTACCTGTGAATGAGCATATGGCGAGAGAGAAAACAGATGACTTTCGTCTAAACTACTATGTTGATTTTACGGAAAAAGACTTTGTTCAAGAGTTGACTCAAGAGATTAACGAAACTGCCGTATCAGAAGTTGAGCCAGAATTATTAACTAACGACTTAGTTGAACAAATTAAAGGCTTTTATGAGGTCTCTAAAAGAGAGCTTAGTAACCAGTTATATGATCAGAGTTTAATCGATGATGATGAGAAGTTCTTAGAAGGTGGCTATCAGGCACTCAAAAATCTATATCCCAATGCTTTTGCCCAGAAGCTGAAAAAAGGTAAGATTGTTGATAAGAGCAAAGAAAATACGAAAGCTAAAACCAAAGTCAGAATCGGTAAGTATGAAGAGCTTAAGGAGCTTTGGGAGCTTATTAACCAAAGAGCCATTTTAGAATATCAGTTTGATAGTGAAGATGCGTTTTATGAAAACTTACTGATGGATTATCTCCAGCAGGAAGTGATGGCTGATAACTTTGACAAAACAGGCTTAGTGACTAAGGTGTCTGAGCTATATATTCATAATAACCAAGCTGGCTATCAAGACGTATATGGTAATGAAGAGAACTTCGTAAAACTCAGCACCATGAGCTATGGAAGCTTTTTACGCCAACTGTCCGAGAAGACTTATATTAAGCTACCGACGCTGCATAAGGCCTTTGTTAACCTAAGGCAGATGCAAGATAAGGGTGAGAAAGTTTTAGATATCAGCAACTATCTGAATATTCAAACCATCCGTAAATTGGTAGATGGTATTAGATTATATATCTTCCAAAATGCGATGCAAAAGTTTGAAATTGGCTACAACATTATCTCCAACCAAGTACATCCCACAAGCTATACAGATACTAAGGGTGAGCCTTTAGCGGAGGTCAACGCTAGTCAACTAGGTGTGCATTACGATGACGGCAAGCCGAGTGATGATTTTCTGTTTGAAGATGTGTTTTATGACTCGTCCCTAGAGATGAAAAACATCAAGGAAAAGATTAAACACGTTACCGTATTTAGTAAAATTCCTAAAAACTCGATCAGGATACCCATATCAGGTGGTGGCACGTACTCACCTGACTTTGCGTACGTTGTTGAGACTAAAGAAGGTAAAACCTTAAATCTAATTATAGAGACCAAGGATGCTAAATCATCTGATAACTTGAGAGCAGAAGAAAATCGCAAAATTAAGCACGCAGAACTGTTATTTTACAAGATGCAAGACGAGGGGTTGAGTGTTAGTTTTAGCACTCAGTTTAAGGATGATCTCGTTAAGGATATTATTAACGAAGCACTGGAGCGCGATAAATGA
- a CDS encoding site-specific DNA-methyltransferase, which produces MTSLHTETLFDETETVNSKQISVLKKHFPQCFDKHGHFQPEKMMEVVKANEVEIVKESYSLNWLGKSYARLLTNLPPQGLLKPDTEHNSAPQNSESENLLIKGDNLEVLKHLVNGYREQIKMIYIDPPYNTGSDGFVYQDSFKFSVDDLSRLAGIDKAEAERILSFNAKGSNSHSAWLTFMYPRLYIARELLKEDGVIFISIDDNEQAQLKLVCDEVFGEENFIANTVRVSNSMKNNASHLSVTHDYTMVYAKQKNATSKDWKIRKRNIDDFVKIVNRLKKQGTSNSEIESELKALVKYPKYYDFDHYYYCDDRGVYRTDNSGGVDNGNFESDILHPVTNKPCKKPAKGWRYNQKTIDKMLDENMFHFGTDEGTIPLPKRYLNDYTHTVPIGVGFYDTQIDTNFFKSNSIYFDFPKPKDYIVSLLEMVTSNQDIILDFFAGSATTAHAVMQLNSDNSENRKYICIQLDEPTDPKKPAYKAGFKSVFDITKDRIEKSAISIANEKPSFEGDLGFKVYESTNDFRPKIDDDFEVANESLFDDMVLSDEQYQALLTTWMLYDNNHLTQQIEDIDLQGYKAHLVDKGLYLIDSGFRTESLKHLLDKLDTDKSFAPNRIIVNGYNFDTAMQMELNEAIKSYQNKKSININIIVRY; this is translated from the coding sequence ATGACCAGCCTACACACCGAAACACTTTTTGATGAAACCGAAACTGTGAATAGTAAACAAATCTCTGTTTTAAAGAAGCATTTCCCTCAATGCTTTGATAAGCATGGTCATTTTCAGCCTGAAAAGATGATGGAGGTTGTAAAAGCTAATGAAGTGGAGATAGTCAAAGAATCTTATAGTCTGAATTGGCTGGGTAAGTCTTATGCAAGGTTACTAACCAATCTGCCTCCTCAAGGACTGTTAAAGCCTGATACAGAGCATAATTCAGCACCTCAGAATAGTGAGAGTGAGAACTTACTGATAAAAGGTGACAACCTTGAGGTATTAAAGCATTTGGTAAATGGCTATCGTGAGCAAATCAAGATGATCTACATTGATCCGCCTTACAATACTGGATCGGATGGGTTTGTTTATCAAGACAGCTTTAAGTTTTCAGTGGATGACTTAAGTCGCCTAGCTGGCATTGATAAGGCTGAGGCAGAGCGTATTCTGAGCTTTAATGCTAAGGGCTCAAATAGTCATAGTGCTTGGCTGACTTTTATGTACCCAAGGCTTTATATAGCCCGTGAATTGCTTAAAGAAGATGGCGTTATTTTTATCAGTATTGATGATAATGAACAGGCACAGCTGAAGCTTGTATGTGATGAAGTTTTTGGAGAAGAAAATTTTATTGCAAATACAGTTAGGGTAAGTAATTCAATGAAAAATAATGCTTCTCACCTTTCAGTTACACATGATTATACTATGGTATATGCAAAGCAGAAAAATGCGACAAGCAAAGACTGGAAGATCAGAAAAAGAAATATTGATGACTTTGTCAAAATTGTGAATAGATTAAAAAAACAAGGTACATCTAATTCTGAAATTGAATCAGAACTTAAAGCGTTGGTTAAATATCCTAAGTATTATGATTTTGATCACTACTACTATTGTGATGATAGAGGAGTTTACAGAACTGATAACTCAGGTGGTGTCGATAATGGTAACTTTGAAAGCGATATTCTACATCCTGTAACTAATAAACCTTGTAAGAAGCCAGCCAAAGGGTGGCGTTATAATCAAAAAACTATCGATAAGATGCTTGATGAAAATATGTTTCATTTTGGGACTGATGAAGGAACTATACCTTTACCAAAAAGGTACTTAAATGACTATACTCATACAGTTCCAATAGGTGTAGGTTTTTACGATACTCAGATTGATACAAATTTTTTCAAGTCTAATTCAATTTATTTTGACTTTCCTAAACCTAAAGATTATATAGTGTCTTTGCTTGAAATGGTTACATCTAATCAAGATATCATACTGGATTTCTTTGCTGGCTCAGCTACTACAGCTCATGCAGTTATGCAATTGAATTCTGATAATAGTGAAAATCGCAAATATATCTGTATACAATTAGATGAACCAACTGACCCTAAAAAACCGGCTTATAAAGCGGGCTTTAAAAGTGTATTCGATATTACAAAAGATCGTATTGAAAAGTCTGCTATTAGTATTGCCAATGAAAAACCTAGCTTTGAAGGTGACCTGGGATTTAAAGTTTATGAAAGTACCAATGATTTCCGCCCCAAAATAGATGATGATTTTGAAGTTGCTAATGAAAGCCTGTTTGATGACATGGTGCTTAGTGATGAGCAATATCAAGCACTACTGACCACATGGATGTTATATGACAATAACCATCTAACTCAGCAAATTGAAGATATAGATCTGCAAGGCTATAAAGCTCACTTAGTTGATAAAGGCTTATATCTAATCGATTCTGGCTTCAGAACAGAAAGCTTAAAGCACCTGCTTGATAAGCTAGACACAGATAAAAGCTTTGCGCCAAATAGAATCATTGTTAATGGGTATAACTTCGATACAGCTATGCAAATGGAGTTAAATGAAGCAATTAAAAGCTATCAAAATAAAAAGTCGATTAATATCAATATCATCGTTAGATACTAA